The Fusarium oxysporum f. sp. lycopersici 4287 chromosome 6, whole genome shotgun sequence DNA segment GGTGTCGAGGTGCAGTCCATGGCTGTAGATGAGGCAACAACACTTCTCGCAAGGGTCCGAGATGAGCCAATAAGTACAGAGCAGGCAGTGGAGGAGGCAGGAGTGGATGCTCTTCTGCAGGAACTACAGTGCCTCCCGTTGGCGATCTCACAAGCCGGCGCATACATGCGGCGGATGTCGATGACAGCCGAACAGTATCTGGATCTCCTCAGACAAGGCAAGACCCGATGGGAGGTGCTGAAGGTGAGCGATGCCGATCGACATCGACGACCGGAGGTATCGAACAGTGTGCTTGAGACGTGGAGGATCTCGATAGAGCGGATCCGAGTGGAGAGCGAGACATCATACCGGATATTACACGTGGTTGCGTATGTGGACTGTCAAGACATACCTCACGAGCTAGTAGCAGCGACGGCTCGTCGATACGAtaaagaggatgaagaggatgtcaTTTCAACCGGACAAGTCTCAGACCTTGAGGTTTTGGAAGCAGCCACACGCCTGACAGAGTTTTCTTTCCTCAGCCTTCGCCAGACAGAGGATAGTGGGAGAAGGTACGAGATGCACAAGCTTGTGCAAGAGGCTATACGATATGGGCTGAGGGTGAGAGGCTCTGTAGCAACAACCATTGGCAATGCATTGAGGGCAGACGAGGGGCCAAAAGAGGATGAGGGATACTACTGTGGCAAGGCGCTGCAGGTAGTGGGCGACCTCTTCCCGTCATCAGAACCTACTACATGGGCACGATGCGAGGAGTACCTGACGCATGCCATTCAAGTAGGGGAGTGGGCGGAGGTAGGCGGGACAGAGACGGAGACAGCAAATTTACTTCAGAGAGTATCATACTTTCTTTATGAACGAGGTCGGTGGAGAGAGAAAGAGCCGGTAAACAGTCGGGCTTGGGGTCTGCGACGAGAGGTGCTCGGGGAGAAGCATCCTGATACAATCGACAGCATGGCAGACCTCGCGGCGACATACCATGCGCAGGGTCGATATGAGGAGGCCGAAGGCATCTACCAAGAAGTACTAGAACTCCGACGAGATGTGCTCAGGGAGAAGCATCCAGATACGATCAGCAGCATGGCGGAACTCGCGGCGACATACCATGCGCAGGGTCGAtatgaggaggctgagaaacTGAAAGATAAAGTACTGGAACTCCGACGAGAGGTGCTTGGGGAGAAGCATCCTGATACGATCAGCAGCATGGCGTCACTCGCGACGATATACCATGCGCAGGGCCGATATGAGGAGGCCGAAGGCATCTACCAAGAAGTATTAGACCTCCAACGAGATGTGCTCGGGGAGAAGCATCCTGATACGATCAGCAGCATGGCAGACCTCGCGGCGACATACCATGCTCAGGGCCGAtatgagaaggctgagaaacTGAAAGATAAAGTACTGGAACTCCGACGAGATGTGCTCGGGGAGAAGCATCCAGATACGATCAGCAGCATGGCGTCACTCGCGACGATATACCATGCGCAGGGCCGATATGAGGAGGCCGAAGGCATCTACCAAGAAGTATTAGACCTCCAACGAGATGTGCTCGGGGAGAAGCATCCTGATACGATCAGCAGCATGGCAGACCTCGCGGCGACATACCATGCTCAGGGCCGAtatgagaaggctgagaaacTGAAAGATAAAGTACTGGAACTCCGACGAGATGTGCTCGGGGAGAAGCATCCAGATACGATCAGCAGCATGGCGGAACTCGCGGCGACGTACCATAATCAGGGCCGATATGAGGAGGCCGAAGGCATCTACCAAGAAGTATTAGACCTCCAACGAGAGGTGCTTGGGGCGAAGCATCCAGATACGATCAGCAGCATGGCGTCACTCGCGGCGACATACCATGCGCAGGGCCGATATGAGGAGGCCGAAGGCATCTACCAAGAAGTATTAGACCTCCAACGAGATGTGCTCGGGGAGAAGCATCCAGATACAATACAGAGTATGGAGTATCTTGCCTCAATCCAGGAGGCTCTACAGCAGCTACCAAGTCTCAGAGTCAGTCCAGTCTCTAACAATCACAAAAGCGGACGAAAAGGAAGCCGAGTCTAAGACAGGGCTCAGACCTCTGTGGAATGATCTACGTAAGACAACTGACAAGTTTTGTAAGTCGAGGTTCTTACGATCGCAGCAGGGGCCTTGACGAGTCTCTCCATTCCTACCTGATCGTCCTCACTTAGATTCATTTGACTCGGGGTAACAGATGGGAATTGATTAGCATTCTCTGTACAGTATTGTAGTTTTTCTTGGAATGATGCATAAGTATTATTGCGGATGACTATGGCTTCAGGTCAAAAGTGGGCGTTGTGATAATTTAGAATGGTAATCTGGAGCAAATTAGCCTCTGGATAAGTTAAAATGTCACCTGTAGAGGGTACGTACATGCTGTTATTGCTAGCTGACGACAGGGAGTATATCGGCTTCAGCTGTTTACTGTGCATGCGCCACATCTAAGCCTCTTTCGGACATTCTTAAGAAAACTTCAATAAAAGATTACTGACGCTGAACCCGCACCCCACTGTATATATTTTAGCTAGATATGCTGAACAAGACTGAAACACCACGGTCGTCGGTTCAATCGTATGCAGACGCAGCCAGGATGACATCCACCAGCATGTCCAGTCAATCTTCGTCTGTAGCCCGATCGGCAACTCCAGAACCGGTGTTCTGCACAGTCGACACATCCAGAGTTCCTGAAGACCATCTTGGAGACGCTACACCAACAATGATTCGCAAGACCGTGGAGCAGGAGATGCGACAGTCAAGTGACCAACCTCGCTGGCGATGCGTCGCAGTGACCAGAGATGGACGGAAGGCTAATCGCCTTAGGATTATAGGTAGGAACGAAGAAGAAATACAGAAGATCAAGACCATCCTCGAAACCAGGAAAGCTCCAGGTGCAAGAGTCCTTCGAGATCAACTATATCCTATCAAAGTTGATAGCATGAATCGTATGGCCGTCTTTGACCAGGCGTTTAACATCCTCCCCGGAGCAATAGAAACCTTAAACCAGGAGAATGAAGTCCAGATTGCCAAGGTAGCCTGGCTGAGCCGAAAGGTCAACCCCAAGTCATATGGATCCATGGTGGTGTACCTCACTAAGAGCAGCGACGCCAAGAGACTACTGCAGGAACACTACTTTCTCGTCGCAGGTGAATCGGCATACACGAGTGTATTTGAGCAGACCACTGGACCGGAACAATGCTATAACTGCCAAGAGCTCGGTCACAAGGCTTTCTCGTGCAGCAAGACTCGAGTATGTGCAAGGTGCGCCACCGTGGGCCACCATCACAGTGAGTGCCAGGCGCAGATACCAAAGTGCGTCCTCTGCAGTGGTCCGCATGAGTCATTCAGTAGAAATTGCCTGAAACTCCACCCCAGGCGGCATGAGTAAGTTGTTCCGGGTGATGCAACTGAATGTGAGAAAGCAGGATACGGTACACGAGAGCCTCATGAACGATAAGAATCTTCGAGAATACACAGCGATCGCGATCCAAGAGCCTCAGGCACACCAGAAGGACGGCAAGCTACTGACGATTCCTATGAGACATCCGAGATGGGTCAAGATGGTCCCGACTGTTTGGAGGGAGGGAAGATGGCCGATCCGAAGCATGTTATGGGTGAACAAGGATGTGGAGGCGGAGCAGATACCGATACAGACGGCAGATATGACGGCAGCCATCTTGCGACTTCCTGGACGCCTAGTACTGGTTGTGTCCGTTTACGTACCGGGACGAGACGATGAGGCGTTGCAAGGTACCTGCAACCTGCTGCATCAGGTCATTTCAGGCACAAGAAGACAAGCCGGTGGGCTGGTGGATGTGGTAATTGTTGGAGACTTCAACCGACACGACCAATTATGGGGAGGAGATGAGATATCCTTGACGAGGCAAGGCGAAGCGGATCAGATCATCAGCCTTATGACTGAGTTTGATCTAACGAGCCTGCTTCCAAGGGGGACGAAGACGTGGAGTGGCGGAGATTTCGAGACAACAGTCGACCTGGTCCTTGCTTCGGCAGACCTAGCGACCTCGACTGTCAAGTGTATGATACACGGCACAGAGCACGGATCCGATCATCGTGCTATCGAGACGGAGTTCGATGTCTCTGTTCCGATGCCGCAAGCCCAGGAGCGACTTTTGCTCAAGAACGcaccatggaagaagatcaacGCCCGGATTGCCGAGGCGTTAGAGTCCATTCCGGAACAAGGCACCGTACAGCAGAAGACTGACAGGCTTATGACAGTGGTGCTGGAGGCAGTCCGCGCGCTAACACCCAGAGCTAAGCCGTCACCATACGCAAAGCGTTGGTGGACCTCAGACCTCACGCAACTTCGGCAGATATACACACACTGGAGGAACCGTGCCAGAGCATCGAGACGTGCGGGACGAGCATgcgaggagcttgaggacACGGCGAGAGGAGCAGCAAAGCAGTACCATGATGCCATCAGACAGCAGAAAAAGACGCATTGGAACGAGTTTTTAGCCGATAACGACAACATATGGAAGGCAGCAAAGTATCTCAAGTCCGGAGACGATACAGCATTTGGCAAAGTACCCCAACTCACGAGGGTCGACGGCACACGTACGACCAACAATATCGAACAGGCCGAGGAGATGTTAGTCACGTTCTTCCCTCCATTGCCGCAGCACATCGAGGTGGAAGGGGATCGACCCCAGCGCGGATCTGCTGTCGTCATGCCAAATATCACTATGGAGGAGGTAGAGCGACAGCTTTTCGCGGCGAAATCATGGAAAGCACCCGGCGAAGATGGGCTACCAATCGCAGTCTGGAAACAGATCTGGCCTTCTGTCAAGCACCGAGTCTTCTCACTTTTTCGTGCTTCGTTGGAAGATGGCGTGCTGCCGGATCAATGGAGACATGCCAAGATCATTCCTCTGAAGAAACCAAACAAGGAAAACTATTCGATCGCGAAGGCATGGAGGCCCATCTCGCTTCTATCTACCCTGGGCAAAATACTAGAGGCGGTCGTCGCAGAAAGGATCTCGCATGCTGTTGAAACACACGGATTACTGCCAACAAATCACTTTGGAGCTCGTAAACAACGTTCCGCTGAGCAGGCTTTGATGCTGCTGCAAGAGCAGATCTACGCCGCCTGGCGAGGTCGATGGATCCTTAGCCTGGTGAGCTTTGACGTCAAAGGAGCTTACAACGGGGTGTGCAAAGAGAGACTCATCCAAAGACTGAGAGCAAGGGGCATACCAGAGGATCTACTTCGCTGGATCGAAGCTTTTTGCTCGGATCGCACAGCGACTATTCAGGTCAACGGACAGACATCCGAGAAGCGAGAGTTGCCACAAGCCGGGTTGCCGCAGGGCTCCCCTCTGTCCCCGATCctgttcctcttcttcaacgcGGACCTTGTCCAGCAACGCATCGATTGTTATGGGGGAGCGATAGCGTTTGTGGATGGAGCTCATCAAGTAACGACCACTCCGCTCTAACCTTATTTCGATATTCATCTCAAATCGTTGGTCGTTTCACACTGAATTTCTTGGTGAACAAAGTACCGATCTCTTTGTTGGTCCCCGAATCATAGTGCCTGGCTCAACACTTCACGCGGAAAGCATACAAGTCCGACGAGGAACCTTTCGCGATCAGGGAACAACTTGTTTGGCCCAGGACCCAGGTCAAGGTTCTCGGGATGATTATGGATGCTAGCCTCAAATATAAAGAGCACATTGCACGGGCAGCGACCAAAGGTTTAAAGGCTGCAATGGAGCTGCAAAGGCTCAGGGGTCTTACTCCGAGGACAGCGAGACAGCTATTCACAGCCACGGTGGCCCCGGTCGTGGACTACGCCTCAAACGTATGGATGCATGCATGCAGGTATAGAAGAGCCAGCCCTATCAATCGGGTTCAGAGGATCGGAGCAAATGCAATTGTGGGGACGTTCCTCACAGTAGCAACAAGCGTAGCAGAAGCAGAGGCGCATATCGCCAGCGCACATGAACGGTTCTGGAGACGGGCAATTAAGATGTGGACTGATCTACATACCCTTCCGACAAGCAACCCTCTCCGAAGCTCTACATCTCGCATTCGAAAGTTCAGAAGATACAATCGCTCGCCATTCTACGAGGTAGCAGTGGCACTCAATGAGATCCCGATGGAAGAACTAGAAACGATCAACCCTTTCACGTTGGCACCCTGGGTAGAACGGGTGCAGACTATAGTAGATGATGGGGATAGTTTAGGGACAACACAAGCAGATCTAGGATGGGCGGTACGGGCAGCAGTGAGCAGTTCGGCGCGGAATGGGGTAGTCGGAGTTGGCGGGGTCATCGAGATCCCCACCTCGGTGCGAGGAGGACCGAAGCTTGAGCGCTTTTCCTTCACGCTCGGCATGAGGACGGAGCAGAACCCATTTTCCGGACAACTAGCAGCGATGGCTTACGCTTTGAGACACTTACCCGACCTTGAGTATCGAAGCGTGGCACTGTTGGCGAGCAACAAAGCCGCCGTGCTCACGGTCCGAAACCCTCGCCAGCAGTCCGGTCAAGAGTATGTTAAATGCATATATGATTCCATCAATGTATTGAGGGTCAAAGGAAACGTGGTGGCTGTCATATGGATGCCCACCAGTGCTGAACACAGGCTCCTAAAAATGGCTAAGAAAGAGGCGCGAAGTGCGAGCCAAGACGGTGCCGTCCCGGCTCAGACGTTTCCCCGAATGCGATCGACGACCCTGAATCTAGCCCGATCGAGCCAGCGTGCAAGCCAACGGCTCCCAGATAATGTTGGGAAGTTTTCGAAGAAGGTTGATGCTGCGCTCCCGGGTAAGCACACTCGATTGCTCTACGATGGCTTGTCACGGAGAGAAGCCAGCGTGCTAGCACAACTTAGGACAGGCATGGCCAGATTAAATGGATACCTCTTCCGGATCAGCATAGCAGCGTCACAGCAATGCGCATGCGGACAAGCGATAGAGACAGTAGAGCACTTTCTCTTTCGATGCAGGAAATGGACAGCGCACAGGACTGAGATGCTGCAGTGCACTGAGACATTGAGAGGGAACCTCTCGTTCTACCTAGGAGGAAAGTCACCCTCAGATGACGCAAAGTGGACGCCAAACATGCAGGCAGTCCATGCAACTATACGATTTGCAATAGCCACAGGACGACTCGACACACAATACTGAAACCAGATTGCAAGAATCTCACCTACTTACTCTTACTAACTTACTTACACTAAACACCCAACACCCAACACCCCGTCTCATACAAGCGGACGTCGCTTCAGCCGCCGTAGATAGGACGTTGAACACTTGAAGAATAGCCTTCAAGCTAGTTCGCTGGCTATGCTAGTAAATCAGGGGAAAACGCAGGGAGCAATAGGGTAGAAGGAAAAAGCACAATCGAGGAACAGGCGCATTATGGGCTTGAGGAGACCTATTTCAATTCATATGGTGAAAAGCAAGGTACAGTCTGGGCTTTAGGAAATGCGGACACAGATTGAGCAACGTGTAGCACAGCATGGGCTTGGAGAGGCGAGGACGAAAACTAAGCAATGTACGTACGAATTAGTGACTAGTGCCCTATCGGCCAAAATAAGCCGCCGGGCGTAATAaattgtattgtattgtattgtattgtataTATTTTGTCTAACGACCCTAACTTCTATAAGACCATCGCGTGGTTCAGATTCAGCTTTACTCCGATGGGAAGTGCAATAGTATATTGCTACACCTTGTTATGTGCCCTACAATACCACATCACCTTACAAACCGCCTTGCACGGATAGTCCTGTTTAATACCTTACATCACTCCAGAGACGAAATCGGACGCCTGCAGCATTCGAATACTACTTAACCAAGGGGCATTTTCCCTTTCTGCTTGAACCCCAAACGACATGACACTCTTCTCACACCTAAGGAAGACCGATGGCGGTATAGAGTAGAAGATTGTATAGTAACAACCACAAAACACCTGAGCATCAAAGGCCATGTCGTTCCATCTCTTTCCCCTTCTACCGCTCGAATTGCGAGTGCAGATATGGGGGATCGCTCTGCGGAGTGCGGCCATGTCAGTTGTCTCCCTTAGCTTGGACACCATCTGCTCCTCGAAAAGCGGATTATCCTGTGCTTCTGAGACAGTTCGGCAACCTGGGTCATATCGTATTGCGCTATCATGCAAAGAGGCCTTAGCTGAATGGGAGAGAACCACAAGTCTCTTCTCGGAGTGGGCCTCTGTCAGGTTCTGCGTATCTCGAACCATCTTCTTGCTGCTTGACCTAGTGCAGCTGAAGTCTAACTCAGTGAGCGAGACGCTTCTATTCACAGGCAGGATTTCGTGTATCCAGCATGTCGCTTTCTTTGCAGAATCAGGAATCAACCTGATAGAAGTCCTGACGATCCTCACCAATCTCAATCATCTAGAGACCATCTTCATAATTGTTCCGCAATGCCCTGTCAAAGATATGCCATCTGTAGATCGCCACAGGATCCAGTCAACAGCACAGTTTTTGGCCAATCTGACGACTGAGTCACCTCCGACTACAGGTTGTATCGTGACTGAACCAGTCGACCTTTATCTAGAAGGCAGCTTTCCCGATCCCAAATTCGAAGCGTTCTATACCGGCGTCAATGCTCCTTCCGTAGAACTTGTAATGTCACGGTGTAGCAAAGACTGTCAACACGACCGGAAACCTGCCAAATGGTCGGTTGGTTGCTCTCTGCTTGACTGTACATGATATAGATACCTTGTCTCTGCACAAAGTGGCGTCGTTCGTTATTACATCCTTGTATCACCGAGGGTCGGGCGTAAGTGGATGCAAGCTGGGCATAGTCCTATGGTAACAAGCATAGGTTTCATGGGCCACTGTGAATCCTGCATTTGTCAGGTCAGTGATGCTTTTCAGTTTCGAGGAGCAGAACTTACGACTGGACAGTTTCCATAGACCGAGGTAAAGATATACCCGAATAGATATCCCTTGGAACTAAGATCCATAAGTCAGCTCAGGAGAAACATTGTGTAGCACAAATATCGGGCATTCTCTTGGCCAAAACCGTGTATAATTTCGCCATTGTATCCTGGAAGCGTCCACGACGCTTGCTTCTTACAGGCAGAGAGCCATACACCGTATACTGTGCTCCCTCCCTACTTGCCAGCACAGTAGGCCGATTTGAAATATTCCCCGTTCTGGAAGATGTCCATTTCAACAGCGTTCAAATTCGAGGGCTGTTTCTCTGCTTTCCAAATGATCCCGTAAACAATCCAACAATGGCTCTGTCATTTTCTTTAAAGGCAACTAGACAGCTTAGAAGCTCCTCCAATGTCTCGCAATATTGACTGTATATCACTCCCCTACTTACAGAACGTCAAGAGGAATCACCGCAAAGCCatcgagaagatcatcatATCAGCATGTTCCAATCCAAGCCGATCCTTAGCCAGGACATCTGGCGCAGCGACCGTGACATTGTGGCGTCTACTTCCAGACGAGATGTAGCCCTGCACTACGAGCGGGCAAGGTCGATATTCCGTCATAGTGGTACGTCCGAAGCCTTTATTGGAGAGCGTCACTAAACAGTTTGGCAGGTCTGTCACAACAGGATATTGAGAATCTAACCCCGAAATTCTGGGATTTCCAATTCGATTGTAAGTCTGGCAGATCTGAGCGCATACCTGTAGCATACTGATCAAGGCAATGGAGTGATTGCTGCTCGCGACATGACGGCCTTCATCATCGTAGCGATACAGGTAAACCTATGTATAAGGACACTTTGTTCCTTCGTCAAAGGGCGACCCGACCTACAAGACTTGGTTGATAAGCTCCTGAACTTTGATATCTGCGGTGGATTTATGCTGACCGAAGCCGATCATGGTTTGGACGCTCGTAACTTGGAAACGACGGTCACACTACTGCCTGATGGCTCCTACGATCTACATACCCCCCACGTAGGAGCTTCAAAGGCAATGCCTCTGACAACGCCCTACTGTGGCATGCCTCGCATAGCTATAGTATTTGCTCGTCTCTTAGTTGACGGGAAAAGCCATGGCGTGAAGCCCTTCCTCGTTTGTCTCAGCGACGCTTGCGGACTGCGGCCTGGAGTTACATCACGTATTCTGCCCACACGGCCGGGTACGAAACCGTTGTACCACTCTCTGACGGCATTTAACCATGTCGATTTGCCCTTCAGTGCTCTGCTCGGCTCATCCTCAGAACCGGAAAACGATCGTCTTGATTTTCTACGCCAGATTTGGCGGGTGTCAGCTGGAACGCTGTCCCTCTCTATAATGGGCATCTCCGCCATCAAGGTTGGAACGCGTGTAGCTGCTGTCTACATCGAGCGAAGGACAATCACGGCACCCGATGGGCCTGTACCCGGAGAGATCATGAGCTTCAGCACCCAGCAGCGTCCAATTGTCGAAGGATGGGTGCAAGGCAAGGTCTTGCATGCATTCGCTCGTTGGACCATAGGGATGCGCCCTAATCTTAGCGATGCGACGCAGCACGCGCTTGCCGCAATTTTCAAGGCGACAGTAATGAAAGCCTCCCAAATCTTGAGACCCCTCACCGAAAGGTGCGGGTTGGCAGGGCCTCTGTGCATATAATCAAATAAGCGAGCTAGATTCAACATTACAGGGAATCTCGATTGCCGAAGGAGACACACTACTGTTGTGCATTCGTATGTGCTGAGCTGATTTTTACCTGCTGACATTATCTTGACAACTGACGATTTATTTCCTAGATTTTATGTCAGAGCTCCTGGGAGAGAAACTGGGGCTCCCACAAGCGCGCAACAGATTGTCACCCTTGGCGCAACGCGAGGACAAGTTAATGTTAGATATGAAATCACGACTCGAAATGATCGGGGGGTATAAGGAACATCGCGGTCCCGCCTTCGATCGTCACATTCTCCCTCGATGTCGATTACTGGCTGAAGCGATTGGAAATCGCATGGCTTATGAGGCCGCCGAAACCTCGGGGCTCTCACCAGATGTGCTCACATTGTATGAGGGCATCTGCATGTGCGAGGATCTAAACCATTTGCCGGTGATGGGGCCACAATGTCGAGCAGATGCCCAGTCTCAATCCTCTGAGCCGTACAATAATGTCTTGGCCCAGATCAGATCGGAATCTGCTTCTCGGTCTGACTTGGATGATTATGTGACGGCACCTATCATGTCTGAAGAATCGTGGGGGTCTTTCACGAACAGTTTACATGCCTTCAAGCACCCGCACGATGTCGCGATCCCTTGTTCGAAATTATAAACATCCGCTGGTTTTTAGTCTACCCTCACTATCGGTAGTCTGTGGCGCTTTATCACGTTTGGTAGCTTGCGACAACAAGTGCCAGGTTTTCCCCCGGAAAATCGATTTATAGAAGATCCTTATCGCCCGACCAGAAAACAATGATCAGTGCGGATGAGGCTTTGGACAGACGCGCAAATCCAGATGGAATATTATTTCCACCATCTTACACACACCTGGATAGCTCTGGTAATGAGCAGCGACCTTACACGTACCAGTTGAGTTCGAATTTAGATCTTATAACAACACTACTGGAGTTGGCTCAACGCTCAGGACAGTAGAGAAGTGAACCAGGTGCCGTCATCTATTGGTGTGATGAAGCAGGTCAAGGAGGCAAGGCTCTGTCAGCAGTGTAAGCGGTCGTGAACGTGCCTTGAGCTATAACTGCGGAAATGTACAGCAGACCCAAGccgtctcttctcttctgaTATGCTCAAATGTGAGTGATGAGTATTTACACGTGCGAGAGATAAGAAAGAGGGGGGGGGGAGATAGCATAGGACAGAGACGATTCATCAACCGTGTTTTTACCTTCAACCGATACAGAAGATGAGATTAGGAGAAAAGAATAATGTGCAGTAAAATTGTATTTTCCTCTACTCGCCCATGGGAACTGTTTTGATGACCATTAGCCGGACCTATGCACTCGGCGTACAAGAGGCTCAACTAAGGTTCGATTTCGGTGCTTTTCCTGAAAACGCTCTAGAGTTAGGGATACGTCCAAAATTGGGAGAAAGATATTCCAACTCCATTTTTTCTAGACGGCCAACAATGGATTATAGCAAAGAATCATTTTCTTCAGAGGCATGCATGTTGGCGGCCAAAAGCAGAccgaaaagaaaaaaagaagaagaaaaagtccTATTTCCGCCTAGACAAACCGATGATGCAAACAAGTAATATTCATAGGATAATTAACCTGCCATCGCCTACTCGGCCTG contains these protein-coding regions:
- a CDS encoding hypothetical protein (At least one base has a quality score < 10), with the translated sequence MPAHSPHEQREVSHNQFRDHTVIHQGNVQGNVYYGAPHPAARAEVVRVIPYPRNEDLVHRRDLIDRLDKLLPSTLGLRSAALWGLGGSGKTQIALDYAYRRCDADDDCYVFWVHADSEATFLADYKTIGKKLGIDERLDGTDLLDAVRNGIEARSKWLMILDNADNLRLFGVGQVKGEGMAENLYKYIPHALQGTVLWTSRDAHIAGTLVGARRGVEVQSMAVDEATTLLARVRDEPISTEQAVEEAGVDALLQELQCLPLAISQAGAYMRRMSMTAEQYLDLLRQGKTRWEVLKVSDADRHRRPEVSNSVLETWRISIERIRVESETSYRILHVVAYVDCQDIPHELVAATARRYDKEDEEDVISTGQVSDLEVLEAATRLTEFSFLSLRQTEDSGRRYEMHKLVQEAIRYGLRVRGSVATTIGNALRADEGPKEDEGYYCGKALQVVGDLFPSSEPTTWARCEEYLTHAIQVGEWAEVGGTETETANLLQRVSYFLYERGRWREKEPVNSRAWGLRREVLGEKHPDTIDSMADLAATYHAQGRYEEAEKLKDKVLELRREVLGEKHPDTISSMASLATIYHAQGRYEEAEGIYQEVLDLQRDVLGEKHPDTISSMADLAATYHAQGRYEKAEKLKDKVLELRRDVLGEKHPDTISSMASLATIYHAQGRYEEAEGIYQEVLDLQRDVLGEKHPDTISSMADLAATYHAQGRYEKAEKLKDKVLELRRDVLGEKHPDTISSMAELAATYHNQGRYEEAEGIYQEVLDLQREVLGAKHPDTISSMASLAATYHAQGRYEEAEGIYQEVLDLQRDVLGEKHPDTIQSMEYLASIQEALQQLPSLRVSPVSNNHKSGRKGSRV
- a CDS encoding hypothetical protein (At least one base has a quality score < 10), whose translation is MFQSKPILSQDIWRSDRDIVASTSRRDVALHYERARSIFRHSGLSQQDIENLTPKFWDFQFDLIAARDMTAFIIVAIQVNLCIRTLCSFVKGRPDLQDLVDKLLNFDICGGFMLTEADHGLDARNLETTVTLLPDGSYDLHTPHVGASKAMPLTTPYCGMPRIAIVFARLLVDGKSHGVKPFLVCLSDACGLRPGVTSRILPTRPGTKPLYHSLTAFNHVDLPFSALLGSSSEPENDRLDFLRQIWRVSAGTLSLSIMGISAIKVGTRVAAVYIERRTITAPDGPVPGEIMSFSTQQRPIVEGWVQGKVLHAFARWTIGMRPNLSDATQHALAAIFKATGISIAEGDTLLLCIHFMSELLGEKLGLPQARNRLSPLAQREDKLMLDMKSRLEMIGGYKEHRGPAFDRHILPRCRLLAEAIGNRMAYEAAETSGLSPDVLTLYEGICMCEDLNHLPVMGPQCRADAQSQSSEPYNNVLAQIRSESASRSDLDDYVTAPIMSEESWGSFTNSLHAFKHPHDVAIPCSKL